From the Streptomyces nigrescens genome, one window contains:
- a CDS encoding beta/gamma crystallin-related protein, which yields MPIGRTAAAVAAAAALTLVSALPASADGYRAATPPEAGRAKVNVYTHPSFHGRYTAFTHSMPKLAAGGWDDIGSARNTGRRTAVFYQYANYRGASFSLAPGKSEPHFGGTSGSLRFR from the coding sequence ATGCCCATCGGTCGTACAGCCGCTGCGGTAGCCGCCGCTGCCGCACTCACCCTCGTCTCCGCGCTGCCGGCCTCCGCCGACGGCTACCGGGCCGCCACCCCGCCCGAGGCCGGCCGGGCCAAGGTCAACGTCTACACACACCCCTCTTTCCACGGCAGGTACACGGCCTTCACCCACAGCATGCCGAAGCTGGCGGCCGGCGGCTGGGACGACATCGGCTCCGCCAGGAACACCGGTAGGCGCACCGCCGTCTTCTACCAGTACGCCAACTACCGCGGCGCCAGTTTCTCCCTGGCACCGGGCAAGTCGGAGCCCCACTTCGGCGGCACGTCCGGCTCGCTCCGTTTCCGCTGA
- a CDS encoding DUF3592 domain-containing protein: protein MEFEVQARGRATRRFIAIILIALGVIFLVLGLVLAGASASFLSDAKRTRGSVVSLEWREDDHGENHPPAAYPVVEFTSADGMPRRFQSSTGSNPPSYEKGERVEVLYRADSPEDARINGFASLWLLPLIFGGTGLLMSAGGTAVAMARRWSSRRTRIQTPAT, encoded by the coding sequence ATGGAGTTTGAGGTTCAGGCGCGTGGGCGGGCTACCCGCCGGTTTATCGCGATTATTCTGATCGCGCTCGGGGTGATTTTCTTAGTCCTCGGGTTGGTCCTGGCGGGGGCGTCGGCCTCATTCCTGTCGGACGCGAAGCGGACCCGGGGCTCAGTGGTGTCGCTGGAGTGGCGCGAGGACGACCACGGGGAGAACCACCCGCCCGCGGCATACCCGGTAGTCGAGTTCACGTCCGCCGATGGCATGCCGAGGCGATTCCAGAGCTCGACGGGCTCCAATCCGCCCTCATACGAGAAGGGTGAACGGGTCGAGGTGCTGTACCGCGCCGATTCCCCCGAGGATGCGCGGATCAACGGGTTCGCCTCACTGTGGCTGCTGCCGTTGATCTTTGGTGGGACCGGGTTGCTGATGTCGGCGGGCGGGACAGCCGTTGCCATGGCACGGCGGTGGAGTTCGAGGAGGACGCGGATTCAGACTCCAGCGACCTGA
- a CDS encoding RapZ C-terminal domain-containing protein has product MQITHLDGRGPVTAVIRSIGARHPGAHDLVTDGLYLDLRHALRNPADDPAMRYLTGLDTKVYAHVLATSGARELITRTAVQLRTLADEVPWGRLVRLTVACQGGRHRSVAVAEAVARRAWAAWGGECGVEAEHHHIDHPVLPASD; this is encoded by the coding sequence ATGCAGATCACACACCTGGACGGGCGAGGCCCCGTCACCGCGGTCATCCGCTCGATCGGCGCCCGCCACCCCGGCGCCCACGACCTCGTCACCGACGGCCTGTACCTCGACCTGCGGCATGCTCTGCGCAACCCCGCCGACGACCCCGCCATGCGCTACCTCACCGGCCTGGACACCAAGGTCTACGCCCACGTCCTAGCTACCTCCGGGGCCCGGGAGCTGATCACCCGGACCGCCGTCCAGCTCCGCACGCTGGCCGACGAAGTCCCCTGGGGCCGTCTGGTCCGCCTGACCGTGGCGTGCCAGGGAGGCCGGCACCGCTCCGTGGCGGTCGCGGAAGCAGTCGCACGCCGCGCTTGGGCCGCCTGGGGCGGTGAGTGTGGCGTCGAGGCCGAGCACCACCACATCGACCACCCGGTCCTGCCCGCCTCCGACTAG
- a CDS encoding helix-turn-helix domain-containing protein, giving the protein MGRPENPIDPQAGPVQRFAFELRKLRDEAGTPAYRAMARRAGYSAATLSQAAAGERLPTLPVLMAFVEVCRGDTTHWQSQWEQVNDELTQLPRGDDDADPPYRGLARFEPGDAELFFGRDQLVDDLLHLARGHRVTAVVGASGGGKSSLLRAGLVPRLRHTDDPALRPAAVRILTPGEHPPSADNRRLTPKDSPGSQADTWLVVDQFEELYTLCQDPAERAAFLEALLQARDPSSRLRVVLAVRADFYGRCLEHKGLTTVLREAALPVSAMAPGELREAIVKPAAAQGLIVERELTARILKDVENESGALPLMSHALMETWRRRRGRALTIQAYEAAGGLHGAIARTAEDTYHDLAPAHAGLARRILLRLIVPGSGTEDTHRPTPRSEFATDGTCAGDDSDAVLDRLADRRLIALDDGKVSLAHEALITAWPRLQSWINEERDRLRLHRRLTRDATTWHDLDRDPGALYRGSRLVQAEETFTGPGHEALNPQEASFLDASITAGRRHERRTRYAVITLVTLLVCALLAMGIAFQQRSDAEEQRQVAVSRQYAAQSGELREQQPEAAALTALKGYQRAHTAAARGSLLSAHSAFRANQFTGHSGFVNAVAYSSDGRTIATGSEDRTVKLWDASTHRLLGTLIGHTDAVTSLAFSRDGRTLASGGNDRTVRLWNLRTQRTTAILSGPTNWVRSVAFSADGHTVAAATGAAVRLWDARSGYRVTDLVGHSAYVVAVAFSRDGRTLASASGDNTVRLWDVAERRTTAVLRGHTEPVRSLAFTPDGHALASGSGDRTVRLWDIGTRRTSAILTGFDDGTATLAFSPDGRTLATGSGDDHVQLWDVKARRRTAVISARVHGTSALGFSPDGHTLAAPDSADEGAVRLRDTRSHQTTAAFGGRREAVRSIAFSPDGRLIATAGRTLRLWSATNPRPLRTLATSAELTSGLVFSPGGRRLASVQTDGTVRLWDVATGHAVATFKGHISASAAVAFSPDGTTLATVSDERTVRLWDMATHRMKGVLRGRTGGLSAVAYSSDGRALAATYNGSDYGTRSTVQLWDIARQHPVATFSGRAPALFTVAFSPDGKTLATAGAGLVVRLWDVASRQPVGTLEGHSNNIESVAFSPDGQTLASASYDNTVRLWDVTARRTTAVLSGHKDWVYSVGFSPDGSSIVTDSTDGSARLWDIDAGRAAADICALSRTNHWRDLRQGLLERSPCA; this is encoded by the coding sequence ATGGGGCGTCCGGAGAATCCGATCGATCCGCAGGCCGGACCGGTGCAGCGGTTCGCGTTCGAGTTACGCAAGCTCCGCGATGAGGCCGGCACACCGGCATACCGTGCGATGGCACGGCGTGCGGGGTATTCGGCGGCGACGCTGTCGCAGGCTGCGGCGGGTGAGCGGCTGCCGACCCTGCCCGTGCTGATGGCCTTCGTGGAGGTGTGCCGCGGGGATACGACGCATTGGCAGAGCCAGTGGGAGCAGGTGAACGATGAACTGACCCAGCTGCCCCGTGGGGATGACGACGCCGATCCGCCCTACAGGGGGCTGGCGCGGTTCGAACCAGGGGACGCGGAGCTGTTCTTCGGCCGCGACCAGCTCGTCGACGACCTCCTGCACTTAGCTCGCGGTCACCGCGTCACAGCCGTCGTCGGAGCTTCCGGAGGCGGTAAATCCTCCCTCTTGCGCGCAGGCCTCGTGCCCCGCCTGCGTCACACAGACGATCCCGCCCTGCGGCCGGCAGCCGTGCGTATCCTCACCCCGGGCGAGCACCCGCCCTCCGCTGACAACCGGCGTCTGACACCGAAGGACTCACCTGGTTCGCAGGCCGACACCTGGCTTGTCGTCGACCAGTTCGAAGAGCTCTACACCCTCTGCCAGGACCCGGCCGAGCGCGCTGCCTTCCTCGAGGCTCTCCTTCAAGCCCGTGACCCGTCCAGCCGCCTGCGGGTTGTCCTCGCGGTACGAGCGGACTTCTACGGCCGGTGCCTGGAGCACAAGGGCCTGACCACAGTGCTGCGGGAGGCAGCCCTGCCGGTGAGTGCCATGGCGCCCGGCGAACTCAGGGAAGCCATCGTCAAACCCGCAGCCGCCCAAGGCCTGATCGTCGAACGTGAGCTGACCGCCCGCATCCTCAAGGACGTCGAGAACGAGTCCGGCGCGCTGCCGCTGATGTCCCATGCCCTGATGGAAACCTGGCGCCGCCGACGCGGCCGGGCACTGACGATCCAGGCCTACGAAGCGGCCGGCGGCCTCCACGGCGCTATCGCCCGGACCGCCGAGGACACCTACCACGACCTCGCCCCGGCCCATGCCGGGCTCGCCCGCCGCATCCTGCTCCGCCTGATCGTCCCCGGAAGCGGCACCGAAGACACCCACCGCCCGACACCACGTTCCGAGTTCGCCACCGACGGCACCTGTGCCGGGGACGACAGCGACGCGGTCCTCGACCGGCTTGCTGACAGGCGCCTGATCGCCCTCGACGACGGCAAGGTCTCCCTCGCCCACGAGGCGCTGATCACCGCCTGGCCTCGCCTGCAGAGCTGGATCAACGAGGAACGCGACCGCCTGCGCCTGCACCGCCGGCTCACCCGCGACGCCACCACCTGGCACGACCTCGATCGAGACCCCGGCGCTCTCTACCGCGGCTCACGCCTAGTCCAAGCCGAGGAAACCTTCACAGGCCCTGGCCACGAGGCACTCAACCCACAGGAAGCCTCCTTCCTTGATGCCTCGATCACCGCTGGGCGTCGCCACGAGCGCCGCACCCGCTACGCCGTGATCACCCTCGTCACCCTTCTGGTGTGCGCACTGCTGGCGATGGGCATCGCATTCCAACAGCGATCGGACGCGGAAGAGCAGCGCCAGGTGGCGGTCTCCCGCCAGTACGCCGCCCAGTCCGGGGAATTGCGCGAACAACAGCCCGAGGCAGCGGCACTCACCGCGCTCAAGGGTTATCAGCGGGCGCACACCGCCGCAGCCAGAGGCAGCCTGCTCAGCGCTCATTCGGCCTTCAGAGCCAACCAGTTCACCGGGCATAGCGGTTTCGTGAACGCCGTGGCCTACTCGTCCGACGGTCGCACGATCGCCACCGGGAGCGAGGACCGGACGGTCAAATTGTGGGACGCGAGCACCCATCGGCTGCTCGGCACACTCATCGGCCACACCGACGCGGTGACCTCGCTTGCCTTCAGTCGAGACGGCCGAACCCTGGCCAGCGGAGGTAACGACCGGACCGTGCGCCTGTGGAATCTACGCACCCAGCGCACCACCGCGATCCTCTCGGGCCCCACGAACTGGGTGAGGTCGGTGGCATTCTCCGCGGACGGCCACACCGTGGCCGCGGCCACCGGCGCGGCCGTCCGCCTGTGGGACGCACGGTCCGGGTACAGGGTGACCGACCTTGTCGGGCACTCTGCCTATGTCGTAGCGGTGGCCTTCTCGCGCGACGGCCGCACGCTGGCCAGCGCCAGCGGTGACAACACCGTCCGCCTGTGGGACGTGGCCGAGCGGCGGACCACGGCCGTGCTCCGCGGCCACACCGAACCCGTCCGCTCCCTTGCCTTCACCCCCGACGGACACGCTCTCGCCAGCGGGAGCGGTGACCGGACCGTACGGCTCTGGGACATCGGTACTCGCCGCACTTCTGCCATCCTCACCGGTTTCGACGATGGAACCGCGACGCTGGCGTTCTCCCCGGACGGCCGCACCCTGGCCACCGGCAGCGGCGATGACCACGTACAGCTCTGGGATGTGAAGGCCCGCCGCCGTACCGCCGTCATCAGCGCGCGCGTCCACGGGACGAGCGCGCTTGGCTTCTCCCCGGACGGCCACACCCTGGCCGCCCCCGACAGCGCAGACGAGGGAGCGGTGCGGTTACGGGACACCCGCTCCCACCAGACAACTGCCGCCTTCGGCGGTCGCCGGGAGGCGGTGAGATCGATTGCTTTCTCCCCCGACGGCCGGCTGATCGCAACCGCCGGCCGCACACTGCGCCTCTGGTCCGCTACGAACCCACGACCGCTGCGCACCCTCGCCACCTCCGCCGAGCTCACCTCGGGTCTCGTGTTCTCCCCGGGCGGGCGGAGGCTCGCCTCCGTCCAGACCGACGGCACCGTGCGGCTTTGGGACGTGGCCACCGGCCACGCGGTGGCCACGTTCAAGGGGCACATCAGCGCTTCCGCGGCCGTGGCCTTCTCACCGGACGGGACGACGCTCGCCACAGTGTCCGACGAGCGCACGGTGCGGCTGTGGGACATGGCTACCCACCGGATGAAGGGCGTGCTCAGGGGGAGGACCGGGGGACTGTCCGCCGTTGCTTACTCATCTGACGGCCGGGCGCTGGCCGCCACGTACAACGGCAGCGACTACGGAACCCGCAGCACGGTGCAACTGTGGGACATTGCCCGGCAGCATCCCGTCGCCACCTTCTCCGGCCGTGCTCCCGCCCTGTTCACGGTCGCGTTCTCACCCGACGGCAAGACACTCGCCACCGCAGGAGCGGGCCTCGTGGTGCGCCTGTGGGACGTGGCGTCCCGGCAACCGGTCGGCACCTTAGAAGGCCACTCCAACAACATTGAATCGGTCGCCTTCAGCCCGGACGGGCAGACCCTGGCCAGCGCCAGTTACGACAACACCGTCCGCCTCTGGGACGTGACGGCACGGCGGACCACGGCCGTCCTCAGCGGCCACAAAGACTGGGTGTACTCCGTGGGATTCAGCCCAGACGGGAGCAGCATCGTGACCGACAGCACCGACGGGTCGGCGCGGCTGTGGGACATCGACGCGGGCCGGGCCGCAGCGGACATCTGCGCCCTCAGCCGCACCAACCACTGGAGGGACCTGAGGCAGGGACTGCTAGAGCGATCGCCTTGCGCCTGA
- a CDS encoding DUF6207 family protein has product MEISEEHLCEPGLVVIDITAADEATAIQAATVLGGLWLSSGPSAPWHTPGQAGVTVRAYADQRRPPLTGDSFAPGTT; this is encoded by the coding sequence ATGGAGATCTCTGAAGAGCACCTGTGCGAGCCGGGCCTGGTCGTCATCGACATCACCGCGGCCGACGAAGCAACCGCCATCCAGGCCGCGACGGTGCTCGGCGGGCTGTGGCTGTCCAGCGGGCCCTCCGCCCCCTGGCACACCCCCGGCCAAGCCGGCGTCACCGTCCGCGCCTACGCCGACCAGCGCCGCCCACCCCTGACCGGCGACAGCTTCGCCCCCGGCACTACCTGA
- a CDS encoding HNH endonuclease family protein gives MIKTTARAFAAAALALLPLTTATTTAHAAETLSLHDGIEALPQAAESRDGYERTKFKHWIDEDKDGCNTRAEVLLAEAATAPTVGAGCKITGGTWRSYYDDTTVQGPSGLDIDHMVPLAEAWDSGASQWTAARRQAYANDLGAERSLVAVTAKSNRSKADQDPAQWMPPAADAQCTYLSDWVSTKLRWSLTIDRTERDTLRQLAAGCESTDVEFERV, from the coding sequence ATGATCAAGACGACTGCCCGCGCCTTCGCGGCCGCGGCCCTCGCCCTGCTGCCCCTCACCACCGCCACCACCACCGCTCATGCGGCCGAGACGCTCAGCCTGCACGACGGAATCGAAGCCCTCCCCCAGGCCGCCGAGTCCCGCGACGGCTACGAGCGCACCAAGTTCAAGCACTGGATCGACGAGGACAAGGACGGCTGCAACACGAGGGCGGAAGTCCTCCTCGCCGAAGCCGCCACAGCGCCCACCGTCGGAGCCGGCTGCAAAATCACCGGCGGAACCTGGCGCTCCTACTACGACGACACGACCGTCCAGGGGCCGTCCGGCCTGGACATCGACCACATGGTGCCGCTGGCCGAAGCCTGGGACTCCGGCGCATCCCAATGGACCGCAGCCCGGCGCCAGGCATACGCCAACGACCTCGGCGCCGAACGCTCCCTGGTCGCCGTCACCGCCAAGAGCAACCGCTCCAAAGCCGACCAGGACCCCGCCCAGTGGATGCCGCCGGCCGCCGACGCCCAGTGCACCTACCTGTCCGACTGGGTGAGCACCAAGCTCCGCTGGTCGCTGACCATCGACCGCACCGAACGCGACACCCTGCGACAGCTCGCCGCCGGCTGCGAGAGCACCGACGTGGAGTTCGAGCGGGTGTAG
- a CDS encoding lamin tail domain-containing protein: MKGRTLSDKSGHSYRFGNLRLNGHSQIRVHTGIGHDNRRDVYQDRRTYVWDNTSDTAALRNDHRRVVDAESWGRRGH; the protein is encoded by the coding sequence ATCAAGGGCCGGACCCTGTCCGACAAGTCCGGCCACAGCTACCGCTTCGGCAACCTCCGCCTCAACGGCCACAGTCAGATCCGTGTCCACACCGGCATCGGCCACGACAACCGCCGGGACGTCTACCAGGACCGCCGCACCTACGTCTGGGACAACACCAGCGACACCGCCGCCCTGCGCAACGACCACCGTCGCGTCGTCGATGCCGAAAGCTGGGGCCGCCGCGGTCACTGA
- a CDS encoding helix-turn-helix domain-containing protein, translating into MTKNEQPLFCRNCNRPFKRPKPTGRLPKHCSNRCRSAFYRGRTVLPTAPRSYDDDAVRLTRALLTKAQALAHRAQHPVPALPLECLETCVAMRRDLDDTIAVALRQALAKGASWPQIAKVMTTTEGTLKGHYSAEKVDKMLNDRARRGPTRQRQPAALQNTKSPPTVGQVNRLLPGQPGYPLSRALSYLRRTSGSSTVSGLAINSGVSTSYIYRIMSGERIPTWQVTADFARACDADPDDLVFLWNTAHAVTALPPADNYPEAVRTLQAALRGLRLVSGNPDIPTLLRRAAAALTARAAAALLAGEPPAACYLRWPVVKALTNALQGDPEAIRPLWERVEAAGPPDDDGPRWPAAAFG; encoded by the coding sequence ATGACGAAGAACGAACAACCCCTCTTCTGCCGGAACTGCAACCGTCCCTTCAAACGCCCCAAGCCCACCGGCCGCCTTCCCAAGCACTGCAGCAACCGCTGCCGCAGCGCCTTCTACCGCGGCCGCACCGTCCTTCCCACCGCCCCGCGGAGCTACGACGACGATGCCGTACGCCTCACCCGGGCCCTGCTGACCAAAGCTCAGGCACTGGCCCACCGGGCACAGCACCCAGTACCAGCCCTGCCGCTCGAGTGCCTGGAAACCTGCGTCGCCATGCGCCGGGACCTTGACGACACGATCGCCGTCGCCCTCCGGCAGGCCCTGGCGAAGGGAGCGAGCTGGCCGCAGATCGCCAAAGTCATGACCACCACGGAGGGCACCCTCAAAGGGCACTACTCCGCGGAGAAGGTCGACAAGATGCTCAACGACCGCGCGCGCCGCGGACCCACCCGCCAACGACAGCCCGCAGCCCTCCAGAACACCAAGAGCCCACCCACCGTCGGACAGGTCAACCGGCTCCTGCCCGGCCAGCCCGGCTATCCCCTCTCACGCGCCCTGTCTTACCTGCGCCGCACCAGCGGGAGTTCAACGGTCAGCGGCCTTGCGATCAATAGCGGGGTGTCGACGTCCTACATCTACAGGATCATGTCGGGGGAGCGGATTCCCACCTGGCAGGTCACGGCCGACTTCGCCCGTGCCTGCGACGCGGACCCGGACGACTTGGTGTTCCTGTGGAACACCGCCCACGCCGTGACCGCACTGCCGCCCGCCGATAACTACCCGGAAGCCGTCCGGACCCTCCAGGCCGCCCTGCGGGGACTGCGCCTGGTCTCAGGCAATCCCGACATTCCCACCCTGCTTCGGCGCGCTGCGGCGGCGCTGACCGCACGGGCAGCCGCCGCGCTCCTGGCCGGTGAGCCTCCGGCCGCCTGCTATCTGCGCTGGCCGGTAGTCAAGGCATTGACCAACGCCCTTCAGGGCGACCCGGAGGCGATCCGGCCCCTGTGGGAACGCGTCGAAGCTGCCGGTCCCCCTGACGACGACGGACCCAGGTGGCCGGCGGCCGCCTTCGGCTGA
- a CDS encoding transposase encodes MPVEYGPWGRIYDLFRRWQRNGTWHQVLTRLQALADAKGAIVWDLSVDDLSKTRHDLSHAALRVEQLQARHLPLLDSAVRNT; translated from the coding sequence GTGCCCGTCGAGTACGGGCCGTGGGGCCGGATCTACGACCTGTTTCGCCGGTGGCAGCGAAACGGCACCTGGCACCAGGTTCTCACCCGGCTCCAGGCCCTGGCCGATGCGAAGGGCGCGATCGTGTGGGACCTGAGCGTCGACGACCTCAGCAAGACGCGGCACGACCTCAGTCACGCCGCCCTTCGTGTTGAACAGCTTCAGGCCCGACACCTCCCCCTCCTCGACTCTGCAGTCCGCAACACATAG
- a CDS encoding glycoside hydrolase family 15 protein yields the protein MTGSPAQHKSARYLPIAEHGLIGNLRTVALVGTDGTIDWYCCPSFDSPSVFAAILDADRGGAFELAATVPAGTKQFYFPDTNVLITRFFTEDGLGEIQDFMPVADSGASNRDRLIRRVVCVRGTIPFRARVAPRFGYGAHPHTVRMLDRAALFASEELSLTLTATVPLEYDEKDVWTEFELSQGDTTVFVLEQVSSEAPPRRCPLAEAEREFTATVAFWRRWLNQSRYRGRWREMVHRSALTLKLLTYAPTGAIVAAPTTSLPEQVGGGRNWDYRYVWVRDAAFAVYALLRLGFTEEAEAFMGFLTRYTDRRGNGSSGPLQVMYGIDGRTELPERELSHLEGYQGSSPVRVGNGAATQLQLDIYGALLDSVYLYDKWCRPISSGHWRAVCALVDWVCEHWDQPDEGVWETRGGRKKFLYSHLMCWVAIDRAIRIARHRSLPAELGRWGPIRDAIYWRIMDKGWSPDRQAFVQHEDGDVLDAAVLMMPLTKFVSPSDPVWLSTLDTLGDELVSDSLVWRYDPKASPDGLEGEEGTFSICSFWYVEALTRAGRLNEARLAFEKMLTYANHLGLYAEEISHTGEQQGNFPQAFTHLALISAAFNLDRALG from the coding sequence ATGACTGGATCACCGGCACAGCACAAGTCCGCCCGGTATCTGCCGATCGCTGAGCACGGCTTGATCGGGAATCTGCGCACGGTGGCGCTGGTGGGCACCGACGGCACCATCGACTGGTACTGCTGCCCCTCCTTCGACTCCCCGAGTGTCTTCGCAGCCATCCTGGACGCGGACCGGGGCGGGGCATTCGAGCTGGCTGCCACCGTGCCGGCCGGCACCAAACAGTTCTACTTCCCGGACACCAATGTGCTGATCACCCGCTTCTTCACCGAGGACGGGCTCGGGGAGATCCAGGACTTCATGCCCGTGGCGGACTCCGGCGCATCCAACCGCGACCGGCTGATCCGGCGGGTGGTGTGCGTCCGCGGAACGATTCCGTTCCGGGCTCGGGTGGCTCCCCGGTTCGGCTACGGCGCCCACCCGCACACCGTAAGGATGCTGGACCGGGCCGCCCTGTTCGCCTCCGAGGAGCTGTCGCTGACGCTGACCGCCACGGTGCCGCTGGAGTACGACGAAAAGGACGTGTGGACGGAGTTCGAACTCTCCCAGGGCGATACCACGGTCTTCGTACTGGAGCAGGTCAGCAGCGAGGCTCCGCCGCGCCGCTGCCCGCTCGCCGAGGCTGAGCGGGAGTTCACCGCCACGGTCGCTTTCTGGCGGCGCTGGCTGAACCAGTCGCGCTACCGCGGCCGATGGCGGGAGATGGTGCACCGCTCCGCCCTCACCCTCAAGCTGCTCACCTACGCCCCCACCGGCGCGATCGTGGCAGCCCCCACCACCAGCCTGCCCGAGCAGGTCGGCGGCGGCCGCAACTGGGACTACCGCTACGTGTGGGTGCGCGACGCCGCGTTCGCCGTCTACGCCCTGCTCAGGCTCGGCTTCACCGAGGAGGCCGAGGCGTTCATGGGCTTCCTCACCCGGTACACCGACCGGCGCGGCAACGGATCGTCCGGCCCGTTGCAGGTCATGTACGGCATCGACGGACGCACCGAGTTGCCCGAACGCGAGCTGTCCCACCTGGAGGGTTACCAGGGCTCGTCGCCTGTGCGGGTCGGCAACGGCGCGGCCACCCAGCTGCAGCTCGACATCTACGGCGCCCTGCTCGACTCCGTCTATCTGTACGACAAGTGGTGCCGGCCCATCTCCAGCGGCCACTGGCGCGCGGTGTGCGCACTGGTGGACTGGGTCTGTGAGCACTGGGACCAGCCGGACGAGGGTGTGTGGGAGACCCGTGGCGGGCGCAAGAAGTTCCTCTACTCCCACCTGATGTGCTGGGTGGCCATCGATCGCGCCATCCGCATCGCCCGGCACCGCAGCCTCCCCGCCGAGCTCGGCCGCTGGGGGCCGATCCGGGACGCGATCTACTGGCGGATCATGGACAAGGGCTGGTCGCCCGACCGGCAGGCGTTCGTCCAGCACGAGGACGGCGATGTGCTGGACGCCGCGGTGCTGATGATGCCGCTGACCAAGTTCGTCTCTCCCAGCGACCCCGTATGGCTGTCGACCCTCGACACCCTTGGTGACGAACTGGTCTCCGACTCCCTGGTCTGGCGCTACGACCCCAAGGCCAGCCCGGACGGTCTGGAAGGTGAGGAGGGCACCTTCTCAATCTGTTCCTTCTGGTACGTCGAGGCCCTCACACGCGCCGGGCGCCTGAACGAAGCCCGCCTGGCCTTCGAGAAGATGCTCACCTACGCCAACCACCTCGGCCTGTACGCAGAAGAGATCAGCCACACCGGAGAGCAACAGGGCAACTTCCCCCAGGCTTTCACCCACCTTGCCCTGATCAGCGCCGCCTTCAATCTCGACCGCGCCCTGGGGTGA
- a CDS encoding ferredoxin, which translates to MRIAVDLNRCQGYAQCVYLAHEVFRLTGQEALTYEPNPDDERRLQVERAAAACPVQAIVIDRLDGAKGSATS; encoded by the coding sequence ATGCGAATCGCCGTGGACCTGAATCGGTGCCAGGGATACGCACAATGCGTGTATTTGGCGCACGAGGTCTTCAGATTGACCGGCCAGGAGGCGCTCACCTACGAGCCGAATCCCGATGACGAGCGGCGCCTGCAGGTTGAGCGAGCCGCTGCGGCGTGTCCGGTGCAGGCGATCGTGATCGACCGCTTGGACGGCGCGAAGGGGAGCGCGACGTCATGA